A genome region from Microbacterium sp. CGR2 includes the following:
- a CDS encoding type 1 glutamine amidotransferase domain-containing protein, whose protein sequence is MTLTGNRVAFLATDGFEDSELTSPWDAVTAEGASATLIAPDSGRITGKNGHEQSVDLAAADAKADQFDALVLPGGVVNADHLRLDQAAIALTRTFFEQHKPVGVICHGAWILIEAGVVDGRTLTSYPSLTTDLRNAGATWVDEEVVVDAGLVSSRTPDDLPAFNAKLVEEIGEGKHSGQTA, encoded by the coding sequence ATGACTCTCACCGGCAACCGAGTGGCATTCCTGGCGACGGACGGATTCGAGGACAGCGAGCTGACCAGCCCGTGGGACGCGGTGACCGCGGAAGGCGCGAGCGCGACCCTGATCGCCCCTGACAGCGGCCGGATCACCGGCAAGAACGGTCACGAGCAGTCCGTCGACCTCGCCGCGGCCGATGCGAAGGCCGACCAGTTCGACGCGCTCGTGCTTCCGGGAGGCGTCGTGAACGCCGACCATCTGCGTCTCGACCAGGCTGCTATCGCGCTGACGCGGACCTTCTTCGAACAGCACAAGCCCGTGGGCGTGATCTGCCATGGCGCCTGGATCCTCATCGAAGCCGGCGTGGTCGACGGACGGACCCTCACGAGCTACCCGAGCCTCACGACCGACCTCCGCAACGCCGGAGCGACATGGGTCGACGAAGAGGTCGTCGTCGATGCAGGACTGGTCTCGAGCCGCACGCCCGACGACCTGCCCGCGTTCAACGCCAAGCTGGTCGAGGAGATCGGCGAGGGCAAGCACTCGGGTCAGACCGCCTGA
- a CDS encoding CGNR zinc finger domain-containing protein, which produces MHLNPYGEYAVLLAASLANDWPDDRAGIEERTLELGMTQTFPPAPGDHAEVRAVIDDWLTIVDADDPDRRAEMLNAQLAAVAAYPRLTNHDGEGWHLHYRDDVRSLPFVLRAIISLGTSLHLVTRGMHRLARCEAAPCTNVVADVTRNGRQRFCSVRCANRAAVRRHRARGA; this is translated from the coding sequence ATGCATCTCAACCCTTACGGCGAGTATGCGGTACTGCTCGCGGCATCCCTCGCCAATGACTGGCCGGACGACCGCGCCGGCATCGAGGAGCGCACACTCGAACTCGGCATGACGCAGACCTTCCCGCCGGCACCCGGCGACCACGCCGAAGTCCGGGCAGTGATCGACGACTGGTTGACGATCGTCGATGCGGACGACCCCGATCGGCGTGCGGAGATGCTCAACGCCCAGCTCGCCGCCGTGGCCGCGTACCCCCGCTTGACGAATCACGACGGCGAGGGGTGGCATCTCCACTACCGCGATGACGTGCGCTCGCTGCCGTTCGTCCTGCGCGCGATCATCAGCCTCGGCACGTCGCTGCACCTCGTGACGCGGGGCATGCACCGACTGGCGCGATGTGAGGCGGCCCCGTGCACGAATGTCGTCGCGGATGTGACCCGCAACGGCCGCCAGCGCTTCTGCTCCGTACGCTGTGCGAACCGTGCGGCTGTACGACGGCATCGTGCGCGGGGTGCCTGA
- a CDS encoding M23 family metallopeptidase, whose protein sequence is MTADAVELALPFTGRWLVQNSPASRVPSHGTELFGTSYAIDFVPVGADGRSAPRTLASVFATEPPESFVGFGRPVLAPVGGVVEVVHDGERDHAARRSPLGLLGYALTQSSRVREGAAAIAGNHIAIRIDEGLVLLAHLRAGSIRVRPGERVTAGTAIGECGNSGNSTEPHVHVQVSDSLERNAHGVPLVFVDPSGNRVLPRNGEVVAA, encoded by the coding sequence ATGACCGCGGATGCCGTCGAGCTCGCGCTGCCCTTCACCGGGCGTTGGCTGGTGCAGAACAGTCCGGCCTCACGCGTGCCCAGTCATGGCACCGAGCTCTTCGGCACGTCGTACGCGATCGACTTCGTCCCGGTGGGCGCCGATGGTCGCAGCGCACCCCGCACCCTCGCCAGTGTGTTCGCGACGGAACCGCCCGAGTCCTTCGTCGGGTTCGGTCGCCCGGTCCTCGCTCCGGTCGGCGGGGTGGTCGAGGTGGTCCACGACGGTGAGCGTGACCACGCCGCTCGACGCTCCCCGCTGGGACTGCTCGGGTATGCGCTGACCCAGTCTTCGCGAGTCCGTGAGGGCGCTGCGGCGATCGCCGGCAACCACATCGCCATCCGCATCGACGAGGGTCTCGTGCTGCTCGCTCATCTGCGCGCGGGTAGCATCCGAGTCAGGCCGGGTGAGCGGGTGACCGCCGGGACGGCCATCGGCGAGTGCGGAAATTCGGGCAACAGCACCGAGCCGCACGTGCACGTCCAGGTGTCCGATTCGCTCGAGCGGAACGCGCACGGCGTCCCGCTCGTTTTCGTCGATCCGTCCGGGAACCGCGTGCTGCCCCGCAACGGCGAGGTCGTCGCAGCCTGA
- a CDS encoding DUF1697 domain-containing protein, translated as MTRSVLLLRAVNVSGRNSVPMGRLREVLAAETDLTDVTTYIASGNIICETPTEPAVACRSVRTAIAAAFDVDTPVIHRDHAQLTASAGRQPFTDGVEKFVHAMFLEGSAPRGAIEALQPRLRTGERLAFIGDDLWIDYGDGGVQVTKLTKTVLDRALGVAGTTRNLRTVRALIELTR; from the coding sequence GTGACACGGAGCGTCCTGCTGCTGCGCGCCGTCAACGTCAGCGGGCGGAACAGCGTGCCGATGGGGCGGCTTCGGGAAGTGCTGGCGGCGGAGACCGACCTGACCGATGTGACGACGTACATCGCGAGCGGAAACATCATCTGCGAGACACCCACAGAGCCTGCCGTGGCCTGCCGGTCCGTCCGCACGGCGATCGCCGCCGCGTTCGACGTGGACACTCCGGTCATCCACCGGGATCACGCGCAGCTGACAGCATCCGCCGGCCGGCAGCCGTTCACCGACGGCGTCGAGAAGTTCGTGCATGCGATGTTCCTCGAAGGTTCTGCGCCGCGAGGGGCGATCGAGGCCCTCCAACCGCGGCTGCGAACCGGCGAACGCCTGGCGTTCATCGGCGACGACCTGTGGATCGACTACGGCGACGGCGGGGTGCAGGTGACCAAGCTCACCAAGACCGTGCTCGATCGTGCACTCGGCGTCGCGGGAACCACGCGAAACCTTCGCACGGTCCGCGCTCTGATCGAGTTGACGAGATGA
- a CDS encoding isochorismatase family protein: MSRALLIVDVQNDFTEGGALAVEGGDAVAAAITAFLSERAAEYDVIIASRDWHDPEGDNGGHFAAVPDFTDTWPVHCVAGTEGAEYDPLLTTDAVTHHVRKGQGKPAYSMFEGTTDADATVGAVLTEAGVLRADVVGIATDHCVRASALDAIAHGVQVRILTDLVAGVAPEPSAAALAELAHAGAELLESADV; the protein is encoded by the coding sequence ATGAGCAGGGCACTCCTCATCGTCGACGTCCAGAACGATTTCACCGAGGGCGGTGCACTCGCCGTCGAGGGAGGCGACGCCGTCGCTGCGGCGATCACGGCCTTCCTGTCCGAGCGGGCGGCGGAATACGACGTCATCATCGCCTCGCGCGACTGGCACGACCCCGAGGGCGACAACGGCGGCCATTTCGCAGCAGTCCCGGACTTCACCGACACCTGGCCGGTGCACTGCGTCGCGGGGACCGAGGGTGCCGAGTACGATCCGCTCCTCACCACCGATGCCGTGACTCATCATGTGCGCAAGGGTCAGGGGAAGCCGGCTTACTCGATGTTCGAAGGCACGACGGATGCCGATGCGACGGTCGGCGCCGTGCTGACCGAGGCCGGTGTGCTCCGCGCGGACGTCGTGGGGATCGCGACGGATCATTGCGTGCGAGCATCGGCTCTCGATGCCATCGCGCACGGAGTGCAGGTGCGCATCCTCACCGATCTCGTCGCCGGAGTGGCCCCGGAGCCGAGTGCCGCCGCCCTGGCAGAACTCGCGCATGCCGGCGCGGAACTGCTCGAAAGCGCAGACGTGTGA
- a CDS encoding alpha/beta hydrolase translates to MNDRSTSRLRRAAAVIAGIAAASVALSGCLYAAIPEQAAPRPSVTNEPDTEGVDADLLPYYSQTLEWAECGTGFDCTEVTAPLDWEDPSAGDIALSVVRHQAEGTPIGSLLTNPGGPGSSGVDLIQNSLDFAIGADLIENYDVIGFDPRGVGASTAVTCYDAAQMDDYLYGIPTAKRGTAAWEAEVLESHKAFSEACDANSGGILPHITTINSARDMDLIRAVLGDKELNYLGYSYGTFLGATYAKLYPEKAGRLVLDGAIDPAVPGLEVGATQALGFESALRAYMQYCLDSGSCPFNGTVDDAMADLGALLASVDRTPLANGDGRMLGADSLMTGIIAALYSEDSWSYLTQALDEALQGDPTTAFVLADFYNGREGDTYIDNSSEAFRAYNCMDYPVEEDPDAEAATEAKIAEGAPTIAPYWSGPDPCEVWPYPPTGTRGEIAAEGAGPIVVVGTTNDPATPYEWSESLAGQLEEGVLITRVGEGHTGYNKGNACVDEAVEAFLLEDVVPEDGLRCE, encoded by the coding sequence GTGAACGATCGATCGACTTCCCGCCTCCGTCGTGCTGCCGCTGTCATCGCGGGGATCGCCGCGGCTTCCGTCGCACTGTCAGGCTGCCTCTACGCGGCGATACCCGAACAGGCGGCTCCGCGTCCCTCGGTGACGAACGAGCCCGACACCGAGGGTGTCGACGCCGATCTGCTCCCGTACTACTCCCAGACACTGGAGTGGGCCGAGTGCGGCACCGGTTTTGACTGCACCGAGGTGACGGCCCCGCTCGACTGGGAAGACCCGAGCGCGGGCGACATCGCCCTGTCCGTCGTCCGACACCAGGCCGAGGGAACGCCGATCGGATCGCTGCTCACCAACCCCGGTGGCCCTGGCTCCAGTGGCGTGGACCTCATCCAGAACAGTCTCGACTTCGCGATCGGTGCAGACCTCATCGAGAACTACGACGTGATCGGTTTCGATCCTCGCGGTGTCGGCGCATCGACAGCGGTGACCTGTTACGACGCCGCGCAGATGGACGACTACCTGTACGGCATTCCGACCGCGAAGAGAGGGACAGCCGCGTGGGAGGCGGAGGTTCTCGAGTCGCACAAGGCGTTCTCCGAGGCCTGCGACGCGAACAGCGGCGGCATCCTGCCGCACATCACCACGATCAACTCCGCCCGTGACATGGACTTGATCCGAGCGGTTCTCGGCGATAAGGAACTCAACTACCTCGGCTACTCGTACGGCACGTTCCTCGGAGCCACGTACGCGAAGCTCTACCCCGAGAAGGCGGGTCGGCTCGTGCTCGACGGCGCGATCGACCCGGCCGTCCCGGGACTCGAGGTGGGCGCGACTCAGGCTCTCGGTTTCGAATCGGCGCTGCGCGCCTACATGCAGTACTGCCTCGACTCGGGCAGCTGCCCCTTCAACGGCACCGTCGACGACGCGATGGCCGATCTGGGTGCGCTGCTCGCGAGCGTCGACCGCACGCCGCTCGCGAACGGTGATGGGCGCATGCTGGGCGCCGACTCGCTGATGACCGGCATCATCGCCGCCCTGTATTCGGAAGACAGCTGGAGCTACCTCACCCAGGCGCTTGACGAGGCACTGCAGGGTGACCCGACGACGGCCTTCGTGCTTGCCGACTTCTACAACGGTCGCGAAGGCGACACCTACATCGACAACTCCTCCGAGGCGTTCCGGGCATACAACTGCATGGACTACCCGGTGGAAGAAGATCCGGACGCCGAAGCCGCGACCGAGGCGAAGATCGCCGAGGGTGCCCCGACGATCGCCCCTTACTGGAGCGGCCCCGACCCCTGTGAGGTCTGGCCGTACCCGCCGACCGGCACCCGCGGCGAGATCGCTGCGGAAGGCGCAGGACCCATCGTCGTCGTGGGAACGACCAACGACCCCGCCACCCCCTACGAGTGGTCGGAATCGCTTGCGGGCCAGCTGGAGGAGGGCGTGCTCATCACCCGCGTCGGAGAGGGGCACACCGGTTACAACAAGGGCAACGCCTGTGTCGATGAGGCCGTCGAAGCCTTCCTGCTCGAGGATGTCGTCCCCGAAGACGGCCTGCGCTGCGAGTGA
- a CDS encoding DNA polymerase III subunit delta', translated as MPQIVAAPFPWADVWGQDAAVETLRAAASDPSALSHAWLITGPPGSGRSTLAYAFAAALIAEQSDDESTMRQVLAGTHPDVTALRTDKVIITIAEARALVERSYFAPSAGRYRVIVVEDADRMVERTSNVLLKALEEPPELTVWILCAPSEADLLPTIRSRVRSLRLREPDVADVARLISLRTGVDEVVAEQAARHAQRHIGMAQRLATDDSARRRRDETLRSVLGVRGVGDAVEVAGRIIQAATEDAKALTAERDATERASMLRTIGIAEGQPVPPALRTQLSALEDDQKKRGTRSLRDGIDRVLTDLQSLFRDVVMLQFGRGDDLINSELRTELSALASAWSETRTLVVLDHLAETRQSLERNVAPLLALESLLVTITSGRKP; from the coding sequence ATGCCCCAGATCGTCGCCGCCCCGTTCCCGTGGGCCGATGTGTGGGGGCAGGATGCAGCTGTCGAGACTCTTCGTGCTGCCGCCTCTGACCCGTCAGCGCTCTCCCACGCCTGGTTGATCACCGGCCCGCCGGGGTCGGGCCGTTCGACGCTCGCGTATGCCTTCGCCGCCGCGCTGATCGCCGAGCAGTCCGACGACGAGTCCACGATGCGCCAGGTGCTGGCGGGCACACATCCCGACGTCACCGCGCTGCGCACCGACAAGGTCATCATCACGATCGCTGAAGCCCGTGCGCTGGTGGAGCGATCGTACTTCGCGCCCTCTGCCGGTCGATATCGCGTCATCGTCGTCGAAGATGCCGATCGCATGGTCGAGCGCACGTCGAACGTGCTGCTCAAGGCGCTCGAAGAGCCGCCGGAGCTGACGGTCTGGATCCTGTGCGCGCCCAGCGAAGCCGACCTTCTGCCCACGATCCGCTCCCGGGTGCGGTCGCTGCGCCTCCGCGAACCCGATGTGGCCGATGTGGCCCGGTTGATCAGTCTGCGCACCGGCGTCGATGAGGTCGTCGCAGAGCAGGCCGCTCGCCACGCCCAGCGCCACATCGGCATGGCCCAGCGCCTGGCCACCGATGATTCGGCACGCCGCCGACGCGATGAGACCCTGCGCTCGGTGTTGGGGGTGCGCGGCGTCGGCGATGCCGTCGAGGTCGCGGGGCGGATCATCCAGGCCGCCACCGAAGACGCGAAGGCGCTCACCGCCGAACGCGACGCCACAGAGCGTGCCTCCATGCTCCGCACCATCGGGATCGCAGAGGGGCAGCCGGTGCCGCCCGCCCTGCGCACGCAGCTCTCCGCGCTGGAAGACGATCAGAAGAAACGCGGCACGCGCAGCCTGCGCGATGGCATCGACCGGGTGCTGACCGATCTTCAGTCGCTGTTCCGCGATGTTGTGATGCTGCAGTTCGGACGAGGCGACGACCTGATCAACAGCGAGTTGCGCACAGAGTTGAGCGCGCTCGCGTCCGCCTGGTCCGAGACCCGTACGCTTGTCGTACTTGACCACCTTGCTGAGACGCGGCAGTCGTTGGAGCGCAATGTCGCCCCGCTGCTCGCCCTGGAGAGCTTGCTCGTGACGATCACGAGCGGGAGGAAACCGTGA
- the tmk gene encoding dTMP kinase gives MTSRAGVWITLEGGDGSGKTTQSDLLATWLTDAGHTVVRTREPGGSEVGQLIRDIVLHHRGDIAPRAEALLYAADRAHHVATVVRPALDRGDLVLQDRYLDSSIAYQGAGRILDASEIRDLSLWAVEGALPDLTILLDLDPDAARVRLDSADKPFDRLEAERAEFHGRVRDGYLALAAAEPERFLVVDASASVGEIADEIRARVAELIAAR, from the coding sequence GTGACCTCACGTGCGGGGGTGTGGATCACGCTCGAAGGCGGCGACGGCTCGGGGAAGACCACGCAGTCCGACCTGCTCGCCACCTGGCTCACGGATGCCGGCCACACGGTGGTCCGCACCCGCGAGCCCGGCGGGTCGGAGGTCGGACAGTTGATCCGTGACATCGTGCTGCACCATCGCGGCGACATCGCGCCCCGCGCCGAGGCGCTGCTGTACGCAGCCGACCGCGCGCACCACGTCGCCACCGTCGTCCGGCCGGCCCTCGACCGCGGCGACCTCGTGCTTCAGGACCGCTACCTCGACTCCTCGATCGCCTATCAGGGAGCCGGTCGCATCCTCGATGCGAGCGAGATCCGCGATCTGTCGCTGTGGGCGGTGGAGGGGGCTCTTCCAGACCTCACGATCCTGCTCGACCTCGACCCGGATGCGGCTCGCGTGAGGCTCGACTCGGCCGACAAGCCCTTCGACCGTCTGGAGGCGGAGCGTGCCGAATTCCACGGCCGCGTTCGTGACGGCTACCTGGCGCTCGCCGCGGCAGAACCGGAGCGCTTCCTGGTGGTCGACGCCTCGGCATCCGTCGGCGAGATCGCTGACGAGATCCGCGCCCGCGTTGCCGAGCTGATCGCCGCCCGCTGA
- the topA gene encoding type I DNA topoisomerase: MAEGKKLVIVESPTKMRSIQGYLGDGYEVLSSVGHIRDLADKKDIPAADKDAYGKYSIDIENGFDPYYVVSDRKTKTVAELKRALKTADELLLATDEDREGEAIAWHLLETLKPKVPVKRMVFHEITKDAIQAAIGNTRELDHDLVDAQETRRILDRLYGWDVSPVLWYKVKTGISAGRVQSAATRLIVDRERERMAFVSAEYWDVDAAAAAAQTSFKIRLVRVDGGQLARGTDFDDAGKLKKAVVILAEAEAAALAQAIDAVGAGTVTKVEAKPGTRSPYAPFTTSTMQQEAGRKLSMGAKQAMGVAQRLYEKGYITYMRTDSTALSTQAVQAARSQAVALYGDAAVPLKPRVYKSKSKNAQEAHEAIRPSGENFRTPASLSKELDRDEQRLYDLIWKRTVASQMADAKYETTTVTIAVDTSAELQGTGAAQLAEFTASGTVYTFKGFLEAYEEGRDEKRGDADAAENQSLPAVTVGDQLAVSDAEAKGHRTTPKPRYTEASLVKVLEEKGIGRPSTFASIPETILDRGYAVKRGQALVPTWLAFSVVRLLEEHFGALVDYDFTAALEDDLDTIARGEQNRVEWLKSFYFGSDSREGLRQVVDNLGEIDARALNSTPITDTATLRFGKYGPYLEVADPENPDAKPRIVNVPEDLAPDELTPAKAQELIDAPVAGDRVLGENPENGKIVVVKDGRFGPYVQENDPVSDDAAVDETTGEVVEAPKPKRGTKKAAAPKPRTASLFRSMSVDTIELDTALQLLSLPRVVGADPESGEEITAQNGRFGPYLKKGTDSRSLESESQIFDVTLEQALEIYAQPKYGARRASSALAEFDADPVSGKPIRIRDGRFGAYVTDGETNVTIPRGQTVEDITFEVAVEMLADKRAKGPAPKRGARSSAAKKAPAKKAPAKTAAKKTAAKKTATKKAPAKASVTKTTATKAAKSDTATSAARSAAAKKAAATRAANAAAKAATKANS; this comes from the coding sequence TTGGCTGAAGGCAAGAAGCTCGTCATCGTCGAGTCCCCGACGAAGATGCGGTCTATTCAGGGATACCTCGGCGACGGCTACGAGGTGCTCAGCTCCGTCGGCCACATTCGCGACCTCGCTGACAAGAAGGACATTCCCGCCGCCGACAAGGACGCCTACGGGAAGTACTCGATCGACATCGAAAACGGGTTCGACCCGTACTACGTCGTCTCCGATCGGAAGACCAAGACGGTCGCCGAACTCAAGCGCGCGTTGAAGACCGCAGACGAGCTTCTGCTCGCCACTGATGAGGACCGCGAAGGAGAGGCGATCGCCTGGCACCTGCTGGAGACCCTCAAGCCCAAGGTTCCCGTCAAGCGGATGGTCTTCCACGAGATCACCAAGGATGCGATCCAGGCCGCGATCGGCAATACTCGCGAACTCGACCACGATCTGGTCGACGCGCAGGAGACCCGTCGTATTCTCGACCGCCTCTATGGCTGGGATGTCTCCCCGGTGCTCTGGTACAAGGTCAAGACGGGCATCTCGGCAGGGCGCGTGCAGTCCGCCGCCACCCGCCTGATCGTCGACCGCGAGCGTGAGCGCATGGCCTTCGTCTCGGCCGAGTACTGGGATGTCGATGCAGCGGCGGCCGCGGCGCAGACGTCCTTCAAGATCCGTCTGGTCCGCGTCGACGGCGGTCAGCTCGCCCGCGGCACCGACTTCGACGACGCCGGAAAGCTCAAGAAGGCCGTCGTCATTCTCGCCGAGGCCGAGGCCGCAGCCCTGGCTCAGGCCATCGATGCCGTCGGAGCGGGGACGGTCACCAAGGTCGAGGCCAAGCCCGGCACCCGCAGCCCGTACGCGCCCTTCACCACCTCCACGATGCAGCAGGAAGCGGGGCGCAAGCTCTCGATGGGGGCGAAGCAGGCGATGGGGGTCGCGCAGCGCCTCTATGAGAAGGGGTACATCACCTATATGCGAACGGACTCCACGGCGCTGAGCACCCAAGCGGTGCAGGCAGCCCGGAGTCAGGCTGTCGCCCTCTACGGCGACGCCGCAGTGCCACTGAAGCCGCGCGTGTACAAGTCCAAGAGCAAGAACGCTCAGGAGGCCCACGAGGCGATCCGCCCCTCCGGCGAGAACTTCCGCACGCCGGCGTCGCTGTCGAAAGAGCTCGACCGCGACGAGCAGCGTCTCTACGACCTCATCTGGAAGCGCACCGTCGCCAGCCAGATGGCCGACGCGAAGTACGAGACCACGACGGTCACCATCGCCGTCGACACCTCCGCGGAACTCCAGGGAACGGGCGCTGCTCAGCTCGCCGAGTTCACGGCATCCGGCACCGTCTACACCTTCAAGGGTTTCCTCGAAGCGTATGAAGAAGGCCGTGACGAGAAGCGCGGCGACGCGGATGCCGCGGAGAACCAGTCGCTTCCGGCCGTGACGGTGGGCGACCAGCTCGCCGTGTCGGATGCCGAGGCCAAGGGGCACCGCACGACCCCCAAGCCCCGCTACACCGAAGCATCGCTCGTCAAGGTGCTGGAGGAGAAGGGGATCGGGCGACCGTCCACCTTCGCATCGATCCCGGAGACGATCCTCGACCGCGGCTACGCCGTCAAGCGTGGTCAGGCTCTCGTTCCCACCTGGCTCGCCTTCAGTGTCGTGCGGCTCCTCGAAGAGCACTTCGGTGCCCTCGTCGACTATGACTTCACGGCCGCACTCGAAGACGACCTCGACACCATCGCCCGTGGCGAGCAGAACCGCGTCGAGTGGCTCAAATCGTTCTACTTCGGTTCGGACTCCCGCGAGGGACTGCGTCAGGTGGTCGACAACCTCGGGGAGATCGATGCTCGGGCTCTGAACTCGACCCCCATCACCGACACGGCCACGCTCCGCTTCGGCAAGTACGGTCCCTACCTCGAGGTCGCCGATCCGGAGAACCCCGACGCCAAGCCGCGTATCGTCAACGTCCCCGAAGACCTCGCACCCGACGAGCTCACCCCGGCGAAAGCGCAGGAGCTCATCGATGCCCCCGTGGCCGGCGACCGGGTGCTCGGCGAGAACCCGGAGAACGGCAAGATCGTCGTCGTCAAGGACGGCAGGTTCGGCCCCTACGTCCAGGAGAACGACCCGGTGTCGGACGACGCCGCGGTCGACGAGACGACCGGAGAAGTGGTCGAAGCGCCCAAGCCGAAGCGCGGAACGAAGAAAGCCGCGGCGCCCAAGCCCCGCACCGCCTCCCTGTTCCGATCCATGTCTGTCGACACGATCGAGCTCGACACCGCGTTGCAGCTGCTGAGCCTGCCGCGCGTCGTCGGCGCCGACCCGGAATCCGGCGAGGAGATCACCGCGCAGAACGGAAGGTTCGGACCCTATCTGAAGAAGGGGACCGACTCCCGATCGCTGGAGAGCGAATCGCAGATCTTCGACGTCACCCTCGAGCAGGCTCTCGAGATCTACGCGCAGCCGAAGTACGGTGCCCGCCGTGCATCCAGTGCGCTCGCGGAGTTCGACGCCGACCCGGTCAGCGGCAAGCCGATCCGTATTCGCGACGGACGCTTCGGCGCCTACGTGACCGACGGTGAGACGAACGTGACGATCCCGCGCGGTCAGACGGTGGAAGACATCACGTTCGAAGTCGCCGTGGAGATGCTCGCCGACAAGCGCGCCAAGGGGCCCGCCCCGAAGCGCGGAGCGCGATCGAGCGCTGCAAAGAAGGCCCCTGCAAAGAAGGCCCCTGCCAAGACGGCCGCGAAGAAGACGGCCGCGAAGAAGACGGCGACCAAAAAGGCGCCGGCCAAGGCGTCGGTGACGAAGACGACGGCGACGAAGGCGGCGAAGTCCGACACCGCGACGTCGGCAGCGCGGTCGGCCGCAGCGAAGAAGGCGGCGGCGACGCGGGCGGCGAATGCGGCTGCGAAGGCGGCGACCAAGGCGAACTCGTGA
- a CDS encoding Rv3654c family TadE-like protein: MAGSALAAGILSVAAVLSIGLAAVGGAAVTSQRVAGAADAAALAAADAASGAVPSPEEPCALAARVASAGGAALTGCTIQGFVATVEVQAAYAGLAAVSHARAGPPEGQ, from the coding sequence ATGGCCGGCTCAGCGCTCGCGGCGGGAATCCTCAGCGTCGCCGCCGTTCTATCGATCGGGCTCGCCGCGGTCGGTGGGGCGGCCGTCACCTCACAGCGTGTCGCCGGCGCCGCGGATGCCGCGGCGCTCGCTGCCGCCGACGCGGCGAGCGGTGCCGTGCCGTCTCCGGAAGAGCCGTGCGCGCTCGCCGCGCGGGTCGCGAGCGCCGGCGGGGCAGCCCTCACCGGGTGCACGATCCAGGGCTTCGTGGCGACCGTGGAGGTGCAGGCGGCGTACGCTGGACTCGCTGCCGTCTCCCACGCCCGTGCCGGGCCACCCGAGGGTCAATGA
- a CDS encoding TadE family type IV pilus minor pilin → MLATRAPLAVCAVRRDGASSGSPPRRTPAAGASRRIPGSITRVRFGGDRGSVAAELALALPAVVLVIVLGVSALGAASRQVALQDASADAARLLGRGESSGAAAGVVSRAVPGAAAASSRAGDLVCVTASVDVSIGAVITVPLHASSCALDGGR, encoded by the coding sequence ATGCTCGCGACTCGGGCCCCTCTCGCGGTATGCGCGGTACGCCGGGATGGCGCGAGTTCAGGCAGCCCGCCTCGCCGCACTCCCGCGGCCGGAGCGTCTCGCCGGATTCCCGGGTCGATCACACGGGTGCGCTTCGGCGGCGATCGAGGATCGGTCGCCGCCGAACTCGCCCTCGCGCTCCCGGCGGTCGTGCTCGTCATCGTGCTCGGGGTGAGTGCCCTCGGGGCGGCGTCTCGCCAGGTGGCACTCCAAGACGCCTCGGCCGACGCCGCTCGCCTCCTCGGACGCGGCGAGTCGTCCGGCGCGGCCGCCGGTGTGGTCAGTCGGGCGGTTCCCGGAGCCGCCGCCGCGTCATCCCGCGCCGGCGACCTCGTCTGCGTGACGGCGTCCGTCGATGTGTCCATCGGTGCCGTCATCACTGTTCCCCTTCACGCGTCGAGCTGTGCACTCGACGGAGGACGCTGA
- a CDS encoding DUF4244 domain-containing protein, translating into MNTIPTLTSHRAATLFGDDTGAATAEYAITTMAAVAFAGLLVVIMRSDEVRGILTDLVRRALTVA; encoded by the coding sequence ATGAACACCATTCCCACGCTGACCTCTCATCGCGCGGCGACACTCTTCGGAGACGACACCGGAGCAGCGACCGCTGAGTACGCGATCACGACGATGGCCGCCGTGGCCTTCGCCGGCCTCCTCGTCGTCATCATGCGGTCCGACGAAGTGCGCGGCATCCTGACCGACCTGGTCCGCCGGGCGCTGACGGTGGCGTGA